The window GCTCCATTGTCCATACTCCTACAATATCCGAAAGTATAGAATCACAAATATACTCTTCTTTACCGTCAAGATACTTACAGGAAAATATCGGTTCTCTTGTTGCTGCTTTATAAAATTTCATTGTGATATTCTCTAATTTATCAGGAGAAAAAACAAGCGACAGACTGTTTGCAATATCGCTTCGCACCTTGTCCCAATCCTTATTTTGAGTCTTATATCTCTCCCTTATTTTTGATATATATCCATTACAATAAGTTTTTAATAGCTCTTTATTTTTATAAATATGTTTACAACTAAAATCAGAAATACAGCCGGTATGGATTAAAAATGTCAATAACTCATCTAAGCTTTCTGCCGCTCGCCCAACTTCACCTTCACTTCCGATAAAGCCTATACTTCCGTCTTCAAGAAAAACATATTCTCCTCCGCTGCCATCTTGTGCAAATGACTTACATCCAAGAGAGTATTCTTCATTATTTTCCAAAAACTGAGTATCTCCTGTTTCCTTATAAAAATAAATATCACATTCATTCATAAGCAGAATATTTAACGGTTCATTTTCTCTGATATATTGTAGTTTATCCATTTTAATTCTTCTCCATAAAATCTTTTTTCTATAATCCAAATTTTTCCTGTTCATAGAGTTCAGCATATCCGTCCACTATTAATATTCCGCTGCATTGGATATGAGCCTTGCTATTCCTTATTTCAAGAATTTTTAATTTGTATGAAGCCATCGGTTCGTGTTCATAAATGTAAAATGAGTCTTCTCTGTCATCGCTTGATATTTACAAGTTTCCAGAATTTCGCTGCCGTTCGGGCATTCCGCATTTTTCTTCCATAAGTAAATGAATCATAAAAACCATGCCCGGACGGTCGGCAGTTTGACTCATATCCTGTTTGAGAATCTTGTCATCTCCATTTGATTTTTTTTCATAGTACTTCAATCCATTACCTTGCCTGTTACATAGTTTATATACTGATAATTCGATGTCATTCCCTTAGTATGCTTCTTTATACAATTTATAATTCTAATTTTAATGAGTTCCCATCCAAAAAAACTGCTTTCGACTCTGTGATTTTGATTTTCTGTTCTTCGGTAAATCCTATGGTTTCTCCGTGTTGCAGTGTTACATCCTGCTGTAGGACATAGTCAAGTACAGGCAGTAGGAAATCGTATAGTTCGCTGCCCTTCATTTTTGCATCTATTATTTCTATCTCAGATTTGCCGAACTCCTTCATTCCATAAGTATAAACGCTACTTTTTTCATCGCTATTGATAATACCTATATACACCCAAAGCTGAATTGGCAGTATATCGTCCAACAAGAGATCTGTAAAATCGATATAAAGATTCTTTGGAAGCAGCAGCGTCGAGGCGCCTTGATATATCCCTATCGCAGTTTCACAAGTCCTCAGAATAGAAGCATTCAGTTTGGACAGTAGAGAGTATCTTTCGACTGCCGGTGTATTGCTGCCTAAAAGCGATACGATTGCATGTTGGGTATGCTCTTGTATCTCTTTTTCGGCGTCTTTCCAAAGGTAAGAATAGTTGTATATGGATTCAAATTCCGCAGCAGGTATCGGTGCAGGCATCAATGCAAGAGCCACAAGTTCCTCGTCGATTTTAAATGTGGCAGTATTATCATCTCCCTCTATCTCACCAACCTTAAGTCCCCAATATGATTTTAAATCCTGTATAACCTTATCCAGAGAATACCCTCTATCGCCTTTGAACATCGGCATAGACAGGATAAGTTGTCCTTTATTTTCTGGTTTTTCGTTTTTCTTGCCAAATATGTTATTTAGAATTCCCATAATATCAACCTCCGTTATTTAGTATAATTATACCCATTTTTTATGCAATATCAACGTACTGCCATTACATGTTCTTGTGTTTCTGATTTTTACCGTATTATAGTCATCAGCTGTGCCAAGCATAATACATTCCTTGAGCTGCCGCACGATTAACATTTTCACTATTCATCCAACAATATTTGTTTTCGATCCACTGCTTGCCTTGATGTTGTAACTGTTTATTCGCTGTTTCGTTTTTGTAATCGTATTTGTCATAAAAATACTGCTCGATGGCGTCTCTCGTTTGTCCGATATAATCGGCAATGGCGGTTTTTTCATCATCGGGAATATACGGATAAAGTTCTGCAACAATGTCAATTATCGGTTTGTGGAAATTTTCTCCAAATTCCAGAGATGCACTATAAACCGTATTTAAAATTTCCTCGTTCATTGTCATTACCTCCTCTCGGGAATCATCTATACCACCATTCTGCAAAGGGCGATATGGTCTATCTCATCGCTGATAAATACGTGATTATCCCAAATATCCATAATCCTGAATTTGGAATATCCTCTTGGGAGTGTAATATCGAGAAGCTCCAGGTCAGACAATCTCAACAGTTTTTGTTTCCCTTTCCATTCATCTGTCTTGAAAATCGGGGATAGTATCAGATATTCTTTTTGGGCACTGAATTTCCCTCTCAAGCCATGCTTTTGTGCAAGCCTCTCCAATTTTTCTTTTCCCCATATTTGTCTCTTGTAGATACCGTCTTGGGTGAGTTCGAGATACCAATAATACTTGAATTGTGATAAGCTGCAAGGATTTATCGTATCCGCTTCCACGAAGGCATAAATCGAATTATCTTTTATCATAAGGCTGCCTATCTGGGGATAGGAGTAACTAAAATCCATTTTGTGATGGATACCTTCTGCCCGTCCCAAGGATAGCATAAAATTGCTTCGGACTTTTTCATTTGTAAACACGGTGATGAGTTGCTTGTCCCAGTGCAGCGTATGCGTCTCATTGTCATAATGTAGAGAGGTAAAACTATTTGCGGCAAAGACCTCTCCGTCGACACGGCAAATAATCGGATAAACCCCCTTTTCGCCAAGTGTGGAAATCTCCGTGATATTCTCTGCGGCACACAGGTTTTCACTTACTACTTCGCACGGCTTCTGCTCGGGAGACGACACCCACCAGGCTTTTTTGTCTTCTCCGCTAATAATTAAAATGTCGGAACCTGTATCCAACAAAACGGGCTTATTCCAGCTTTTCTTTTGTGCGGGAGACGGAATGAATGACCATCGCCCCGCCTTTATCCAAACGATACCGTAGCTCGTGCCGTCATCGCCACTGCCCCAGATAACGAATTCGTCTTTTCCTCGTGCAAAATGATTTTTTGCATTGATGGGAGCATATTGATAGGCGCCGTTGTTTAGCTTGAATCCTGTAGTAGTCCACTCTGAAATTTTATCTAATTTTACCTGCATAATTTTCTCTCCTACAATAAAGTTCTATCCTTGTCTTCTGCTTGTATTATTGTAAAATAATTTAGTCCGTTCTTTGGTCAGCAGCCCCTTGTCTGCAAGCTTGTTTACAAAGTTTTCTTCGTATCTTGTAAAATCTTCGGCACAGCCTATGTTTTCTGCAAGGAGTAATAGAGCATTATCTATCGTTTCGGATTTTGGATTTCTACCAAGTTCTACCTCGATGTATTCACACAGACTGTCCAGAGTCTCATAATGTTCTTTGTCCGCTTGTTCAAAATTACCGCTCCAGTCTATCGAATCAAGCCTTTGTTTTAGGTGTAATAAATTAATATTATCCATTTTTTCGCTCTCTGTACTGCTTCCTTATAATCCGAATTTTTCCCAGTCCTTAACCGATTCAATAACAGGTATCCAACTGTCGATTTCAAATTTTTCCTGTTCATAGGGTTCAGTATATCCATCCACTATTAATATTCCGCTGCATTGGATATGAGCCTTGCTATTCCTTATTTCAAGAATTTTTAATTTGTATGAAACTATCGGTTCGTGTTCATAAATGTAAAATGAATCTTCTCTGTCATCGCTTTCTTCTATTGTCATTACAGAAAAGGATTCTCCAATTAATTCTGCTGCTGAGTTTTTGTCTGTACTTATTGGATTTATGCAAATAGAAGGTGCTATTGTTTCGCCCCTAAAATTACCTTTAGCAAATCCGACATCCACTGACCATGATGCAGATCCATCTTCTTTAAAATACATCAGACAGCTCTGTCTTCCGTTCCAGTCATCTTCAAACGTATAATTTTTTCCGATCTTTAGCATTTGTTATCTCCTTTTCACTAATAGTATATGTCATTCAATGCTGATTTATTTGAAAATTCCTTGTAACCATTTCACAATATCATCCGTCGTTTCTGTTTCATTTATTATACTGATAATTAAGATAATAGTCCTCCCACGTTCCTTTTATGTTTTTATTATGCGGATTATTGGGAATAATTATCTTTGATGACGGCAAAAAATAGCGGTTTTTATATTCGTATTTTCCCATTACACAGCCGTTTTGTATACCCGGCAGAGTTTTTAATTTCTGCTGTAAAGCCGAATAAAATTTTTTGATGTTTTTATCAGGCCGCTTATCAATTTGTCTTAAATATATTTGTTCTCGTGTACTCTCCGTTTCATATCCGCCGTTGCCTTCGATTGTAAAAGGAGCTATTTCAGGTGTATAAAAGGCGCCAAACGGAATAGAACTTTTTTCATCATCAAACGGATAACATGAAAAATAAAAAGAATGATAACTTTCTTCAAAGAAATATTCGGTAAATACATTAGGCCTGTCTTCCCGATAAGTATACACGTTCCGATTTCCGGACTTATTGTCAATTACTTCCACATAAGCGGATACGCCGTATTTTTTCATTATGTCATTGCTATACCGAAAGAAATCATCTACCGGTATGGCTATCCAAAAATTCATTGCTACGCTCATATATCCTTCGCAACCTCCAATTGCTCCGACTATTTACAATGCATCTTTTAAAAGCTCACCATAATCGCCCTACGGCGTCGGTTCGTTTTTGCACGTATAGTTCATAGATACATTTTCAGCTTCTCCTCTCATCTCTCTGAACGATTCGTAAAATACATCTATTCATCCTGCAATCAATTCTGATAATTCAAAATATGATAAAACGGAATCCGTATATAGTTTTCTCAACAAATTATCATCGAATTTCATAGAGTAATATTCTGTAACAAATTCTCGAAATCTTTCATACTTATCGAAAGCATATCCCAATAGCCAGTAATCTCCATCATGTTCATCTGTTTGATTTTGGTGAACTGCCCCATCATACCAAATGAAAAATGTTGTTTCCGCCCTTTCGTCTACTGAAAAAAGATTTATCAATTTCTCGTCAAGCCCTTCGTACATCTTGTCTATAATACTTTGATTCCATTCGTCGGCAGCAAATTGGTTCAGACTGTTTTCATGTGCAAAGCCTTTTACCAACACCACTGTTTCCGTAAAGATTACAGATAACGAATCTCCTGCTCCGTTATCAATAACATATTTGAGATTCGAGTCGAGTTTCTTCTTTCTTACCAATCGCAAGTCGTCTTCCGACGGGTCCGTCAAAGCATTATCCAAAATATATAGCGCCTCCAATCTTGTATGCATATTATCCCAATCCATATACTTCATATCGTTTCTCTTCCGTATTTCTTTGTTGTATCTCTTTTGTGAAAATAATGCACTGAGAGAACAACCTAATTTTTGAAAATAAGTTTAATCAATTTCTGCAATTATATCATCAATCAATTCCGTAATACTCGGCGCTGCATAAACCACTTTATCAGGATCATGAATATAGCAGATAATCTGACCTTCTTTTCCCGCTGTATCCGGATCAAAATCAAGCATCAGAAAGCAGCTGTCGCAGTATTCGGCAAAGGGAATCCATTTTTTATTGAAGAGATAGGGTTTAATCCTGCTATCCTTCATATTTTCAATATCTTCGTTTGTAAAATAATCCGTAAATTCCGTTAAGAGCGCATCTCTGTTTTGAAAATGTTCTTTTGTGTTTGTTACAGTCTGTAAACTCATCAGATTAAACGGCATTTCTATTTCATCTATAACGCAGGGTAAAATACTTAAGTATTTACTTCCATTTTTATATCGGTAAAGTTCTTTGAAGTCTTCCGGAAGGGTTATACCGAGCTTCTCCTCAAAGGCTGATATTTCTTCCTCTGAAGCTCCGGAAATTTCCTGATAGTCGTCCAGATATTCTTCTTCGACAGGATCATCCAAATCCCATTCTTCAAAATGCTCACATATATACTTTTCTATCTGTTTAATCTTGTCAATTAGTTGCATAACTTTCTCCTAACTTTTTTGTTCCCAATTTTATTTGCTCGGAGGATTTAACCGCTGATGTTCCTCGTCTATGCTCTGTACCGGAGTATGTTGATTATCTACGGTTGTGGATATATTCTTTTCGTAGCTTATCGGCAATGCCGCTATTTTGAATGTGATGAATAAGATGTGCATGCGGAAACGGTATAGTTCTAATATCTTTATCATATTCCGTAATTTTTCCTGTTTCATTAAAAAGAGTCCGGTCTTTCATTTTTCCCGTCCTTATAAATTCTATCCAGTCCTTCTGAATTGAAATAACTGCTTTTCTATTTTCATCGGTAATGGGTATATTCATTTTATCTATGGTTCCAAAGAAAAATGCCAGCTCCGCCCCATGATACGAACCTCGCAGTCCGTTATACAAATGAGGGATATAGTTCATTCTATAGCCGTATACAGGGCATTTTTTGCTTAACGTTTCCATAAGAAACAACGCGCTTGAATGAAAGATCAGCAATTCCATTATTTGAATCTGTAAATCTACAATTCCATTTGCTTCCGATTTAAATTCGGATTCGAGTGTTTCTGCAAACTCACCGTATTTTTTTAAAAGAACATCTTTTAAATTTTTCTTTTTCTTTGTAATTCCGAGAGCCTTATAAAACATAGGTAATTCAATCATAGAAAATTCATCTTTGTTAGAGCCTATCAAAACTGGCATACAAGGGAATTCTCCACGCTCTAATAATTTCATTGGGTGCTCTGCAAAGAATATACCGTCAACAATATCATTCTGTCCTCCTTTTAGTTTCATCAATTTTTTGGCTGACAGTTTTTTTAGTTCTTCAAGTCCTTTAAGATGATTTTTTGACAGCATTTTTGCATATTCGTTTTTTGCAAAATCAAATTCCGACAATATCGGGACATTCCCTG of the Treponema denticola ATCC 35405 genome contains:
- a CDS encoding DUF4261 domain-containing protein; translated protein: MGILNNIFGKKNEKPENKGQLILSMPMFKGDRGYSLDKVIQDLKSYWGLKVGEIEGDDNTATFKIDEELVALALMPAPIPAAEFESIYNYSYLWKDAEKEIQEHTQHAIVSLLGSNTPAVERYSLLSKLNASILRTCETAIGIYQGASTLLLPKNLYIDFTDLLLDDILPIQLWVYIGIINSDEKSSVYTYGMKEFGKSEIEIIDAKMKGSELYDFLLPVLDYVLQQDVTLQHGETIGFTEEQKIKITESKAVFLDGNSLKLEL
- a CDS encoding SMI1/KNR4 family protein, with product MQLIDKIKQIEKYICEHFEEWDLDDPVEEEYLDDYQEISGASEEEISAFEEKLGITLPEDFKELYRYKNGSKYLSILPCVIDEIEMPFNLMSLQTVTNTKEHFQNRDALLTEFTDYFTNEDIENMKDSRIKPYLFNKKWIPFAEYCDSCFLMLDFDPDTAGKEGQIICYIHDPDKVVYAAPSITELIDDIIAEID
- a CDS encoding carboxylesterase family protein, which encodes MKIIQTEIGKAYANVVGKTKEGTPVYSILSVPYARAERFEYAKILDKQDYSPDMIINRKETVCFPQRKYPLFFNIFMKHHMLRPEFQPLKDTQTENAFVVNIWAPENFTERKPVVVFLHGGGEGSGTVPIYTMEHIAEQGVVAVTITYRIGNFGYMPVFDKGEIKASLAYLDQQTALNWIYNTISSFGGDNTNITLMGHCGGAVAALYHYLNPVSNKLFHKLILCAGNVPILSEFDFAKNEYAKMLSKNHLKGLEELKKLSAKKLMKLKGGQNDIVDGIFFAEHPMKLLERGEFPCMPVLIGSNKDEFSMIELPMFYKALGITKKKKNLKDVLLKKYGEFAETLESEFKSEANGIVDLQIQIMELLIFHSSALFLMETLSKKCPVYGYRMNYIPHLYNGLRGSYHGAELAFFFGTIDKMNIPITDENRKAVISIQKDWIEFIRTGKMKDRTLFNETGKITEYDKDIRTIPFPHAHLIHHIQNSGIADKLRKEYIHNRR